AATGTGAAAATCTAGCTTAAAGAGTGCTGATGGACTGGCTCTACCGGTGAATGAAAGCAATGATGTCACTACAATgcatttataaattaatgcatcagttttcttttctggCTTCTTGtattggcaaaaaaaaaaaaaaaagctttttcctttttcctatatatatatatatatatatataaaagaaaatgggtTGGTGGGATGGTGCCCTTTATGAGGAGCTTATTAGTGGGTTTCGACCGGAAAGGTTTTGGCTCACTTTACAGCTTCAAGCTCTTGTGCGCCTGTGTCTAAGCTGAAGTAGAGAGGAGTTTTATCCGCACCTTCTTCTTGCTCTGGCCGTTGGGTTTCTTGGGTCAGTTCAGCTCGAGAGAGATGAGTTATCTGGGAGTGGGTGTTAGTCCTGGGAATGTTGCAGTGCATCACGAGACAAACTTGAAGGTGATTGACCGGAGAGTGAGGCTTGTGGAGCTGGTGCTGAGGTGCGTGATCTGTGGGCTTGCTGTTGTTTCAGCCGTTCTTGTGGGGACAGACAGTCAGGTCAGGGAAATCTTCACAATTCGGAAGAGGGCCAAATTCACTGACATGAAAGCTCTTGTGTAAGTCAGTCTCACATTTTCCTAATCATCAGTTCTCCCCCGTTTAGAAAGATTGAAATTTGGAGCCTTTTTCGTTGCCtgatatgctttttttttttatgctcTTCTTCCCCCTTTGAAGCTTCTTAGTGATTGCCAATGGGATAGCTGCTTCCTACTCTCTGATCCAAGCATTGAGGTGTGCTGCGAGCATGATCGGGGGATATGTTCTGTTCAGCAAGCCTTTAGCTTGGGCCATCTTCTCGGGTGATCAGGTAAAGAACTTGAGATCTAGAAAGCCAAAATTTTGCATGAAGTTTCTCATTCAGTTTCccaaattttagttttaaagATTTCTCCTTTGGCTCTCATCCGGAAAGATCTTAATAAATAGTTTTAGCTCAAGAAGAAGCCACTTTTCTTTATTCCCATTTAActaagaaaatatttgatgGTTGTTAGTAAGCCCCATAACACACCAAGTAAGCATGAGCAATGAAATGAGCAATGAAAGAGACAAGTTTATAAATTCCGAGTGACAATGTATTGGAAGTCGTATCGAATAGTTCGTGAGTGACAACCATCTaatattttcttccttttattaAATGCTGCAATTTCATTTCGTGTTTCCTAGTGTgatgctttcttttttcttaaacaATAAATGTTCCGGTGAGGGTAATTAGGAGCTGCGACAGTGAATTTCATTCGGATTATTGAAGCCTCTCTGATTGCATGTTTGCCGCGTGGTTTTCTTTATTGAGCATCATCCAAGGTTTATTTAATGCTTTATGGGACCAGGGCTCCAAACTGGGAATAGTTTGTGGTGTAGGAGAGAGTTGGAGTAATACTATGCTGAATAATGTTAGGAAGAACACTTGTGGTGTCCAACCAATTTGACAGCCCTTCATTACTTCAATCAATAGGATCTCTGAGGTCCGTCAGACATTCGGTTTCATGCATTGACTGTTTCGGGGTTCAAGGAAATTCCTTTAACAAATAGTTTTGGCAGCGAATGATTGTTAAGATCACCGGAGATAATTCTGAAGCCTGATTAAACATCTTGAAATCAATGGTATATTTACGTCTTCAATCGGGAAGGCCCGTCCTGGGTGTCATGGGTGAAGGATTTTCTAAGTTTTGCAACCAAGTCATCGTGTTGTTTTTGTTGGTGTTGGTGTTATTGCCTCTCTTTCGTAATCTACAAGCCATATTTTGCTGTGGTAAATTGGTACCTATAGATACATTCCGGGCAATTCTACTCGTCAACACGTCTATGATTATATTGATGCATTACCGACTAATTTCCTTTAACAGGCAATGGCTTACGTAACATTAGCTGCCGTCGCTTCAGCAGCTCAATCTGCGGTCTTTGCAAAAGTGGGACAACCAGAGCTTCAGTGGATGAAGATATGTGATATGTATGGGGAGTTCTGCAATCAAGTCGGGGAAGGGATTGCGACTGCCCTGCTCGTGAGCCTTAGTATGGTTGTGATTGCTGCAATTTCCGCCTTCAGCCTCTTTCGGTTGTATGGAGGAGGCAGCAAGGGCAAGAGCAGCGGCTCGGGTTGGTGAACCAGACCAGAGATCTCTGTTATGTCTTTGAAACTTGGGTTTAGTTTCCGTTTCTGTCACATAGTTTTTGTAAAATCTTAGGTGAGTTCTGTCCGGTGGGTGTAGGCATTTAGATGTTCCGGCATAAATAAGCCGATCCCGAGCTCTCAGTTTTCACGCGATCTCCGGGTTAAAGTCTTGTTGACTTGTGGACTCGTTTTCTAGGGCAGAAGCGATTTATGCTTTGGCCAATTACCTGACCATAGTAAGGCGGTTGTAAACTTGTAATGAATCGCAGTATGCGTTCTATTAATGACGATGGGTGAAATGAAGCTGCTAATGTTCAGTCTCTGAGAGACCCGACATTGATGTCGGTGTACGCCCCATTAATCCCGACATTGTAGTAATATCATCGAAATGTAATAAGCTATGGGTTTGTGTGAGGTACGGTATATATGCATCTTCCAAGACGAGAGTTCTCGGGACGAGAAATTGTTGGATAAAATTAGATAATCACACCACGTATGCATCTTATCTAGGATAAAGACGTTTTATGTcagaattaaaagaaaaggttaTCTTTGAATAGTAAAAAGCATTAAACAACAAACAATGGTTGCAAATGACATAGTCGATGAGATCAtgatattcaaaaaaaatatattccgTGAGTCTTATTTGATTTgcaaatctgattttaaaatcacaattttaatctaattttacccataacaaaacaaaataattcatacgaAGTCAAAGAGTACGTTTCAtttatacctttttttttataaaaaaataaaataactcatacaaaattaaaGAGTCAACTTCATTTATAtaactcttttttaaaattaaaaattaattttaaaattatattttgaaacGAAACGGTGCATAAATAGATAGCTGTCTGTGGTCGGCACGTGCCATAGAATTATGGAATGTCAGTGACAGTTCCACGGTCACCAAACAATCAGACAATCCCCGACCAGCGTTCCATCCAGTTTCTTCCACAAGACCCTCAAATCTCATTGGTCCGtctcatccatccatcacaatCAGGTGACACTCGCGCCAATATTCTAACTTTCCGGTGAGGTCACCGCCATATGAGCAAAGTCACCGTCTCTCCCTCCATCTCTGTCTCCGTTGATAAAACCCTAAAAACGAATCTTTTCTGCTGTCTAGCGAACCAGTTCGATCTCTCCGTTCGAAAGTCATCGTTGATTGATCCTCGTAGTGGGAATTGAGCTGCTGATTCGCCGCCTCGCCGTCCGGTGAAGTAGAAGAGAGATGTCGGAGAAGTTTTCCGCGACGCTTCGGATTGGAGATCTCAACGATTTCATTGCGCCGTCTCAGTCCTGTATCGTCTCTGTTAAGGGCCTCAAGTCCGCTCCGGCGAAGAAAACCGATACGCCGCAGGTAGGTCTCGCAACTCTTATTCCCTATTGCTCTGTCCAAAGTTGAGCTTGCTGGGGGGAGATGTCGCAGCTCTgattgaaaattctgaaattcTTTCGAAATTACCTGTTTTTTCGAGCTTGATTCCTAGTTTTAGGTTTAGCTGCATGCAGAGATTGCTGATAACAGCTTCTCTTGTTGTCTTGATGTTGAGCTTGCTATGGGAGATGCTGGAGCTCTGGTTTCAATTCTGCAATTCTTTGAAAATTACGTGTTTTTTTTGGAGTTTCCTCACTAGGTTTAGCTGAATGCAGAGATTGCTAATTTTGGAACTTAGCAGCTTGTCTTGTATGTTTCTTATATTGCAGACAGATATAGTGTGGTGATCTTATTCATTTCTAGATTGGGCTATTAGTTCTTTTTTCCTATGAATGTTTAATTTCATTTGATCGGTGAAGGTATCAATTGCCAACAAGCAAGTACGAGAGGAACCGGTAAAAATTTCGCTCAAGGACTGCTTAGCATGCAGTGGCTGTATCACTTCAGCGGAGACTGTTATGCTTGAGAAGCAAAGCTTGGACGAGTTCCTGTCTAATATTGACAAGGGAAAGGCTGTTATTGTCTCGGTGTCTCCCCAATCTCGAGCTTCACTTGCAGTTCATTTTGGCATCTCCCCTCTTCAGGTGAATCTAAATCCTTGAAATTGGGTTCcgcttttttcaaaattcatttattcCTTGTTAAATGGGGGCTTC
The sequence above is drawn from the Punica granatum isolate Tunisia-2019 chromosome 5, ASM765513v2, whole genome shotgun sequence genome and encodes:
- the LOC116209162 gene encoding CASP-like protein 2B1; protein product: MSYLGVGVSPGNVAVHHETNLKVIDRRVRLVELVLRCVICGLAVVSAVLVGTDSQVREIFTIRKRAKFTDMKALVFLVIANGIAASYSLIQALRCAASMIGGYVLFSKPLAWAIFSGDQAMAYVTLAAVASAAQSAVFAKVGQPELQWMKICDMYGEFCNQVGEGIATALLVSLSMVVIAAISAFSLFRLYGGGSKGKSSGSGW